CGACCCTGCGTCGAAAGGAGCATGATATGAACAAGGGTGAACATGACAAAATCTGCAAGGCCGGCAACCGGGGCAAGATGCGCAACGTCGAACACCAGATCACTCATCAGCGCGGCACCGTTTTACTCTGTAGCGAAGACGGGTTCGATCTCTCTGCCGACGGCGAAAAAAGCCACTGGGCGACCCAAAACACCGAACTCAAAAAGAGCAATCAGGTTGACGGATAATCAAGACGACCCCATCCGGAATCGGTGGGGCCGTCTTGATGCGCTTATCGACTCTTCAATAACCGACGCGGTTACCCCCCTGACACGAAACGGCCAGAACGGAGCAGTCGGTCGCCTAAAATTGATGTTTAAATATTGTAGCCTGATTCCTGGTGCACTGTCTGATCAAGCCCTGTCACCTCATCTTCCTGGCTCACCCGCAGCCCCATAATTGGCTTGAGGATGAAAAGCAGGATCGCAGTGACCACAGCCGCATAGAGACCGGAGGCGAGAACACCGACCAGCTGAATCAGCACCTGCCCCGGATTCCCGGCAATCAGGCCGGCCGCACCAACAGTTGCGAAAACACCGGTCAGAATAGCCCCGAAGGCGCCGCCAATCCCGTGCACGCCGAAAGCATCCAAGGAATCATCGTAACCGAATTTGTGCTTCATCAAGACGCCGCCATAGCAGACAACTCCGGCGAGCAGACCCATGATCAGAGCCGATCCGGGAGTGACAAAGCCGGCAGCCGGCGTAATAACGACAAGACCGGCGACGATACCGGAGGCGGCGCCAAGAGCACTCGGCTTACCAACCTTGATCCATTCGGCCAGCATCCAGGCAAGAGCACCCGCCGCTGCCGCTGTTTGCGTCGTGGTAAATGCCAGTGCGGCACTGCCGTTGGAAGCGAGGGCGCTGCCGGCATTAAAACCGAACCAGCCAAACCAGAGCAGTCCGGCACCGAGCAGGGTCATCGGCAGGTTGTGCGGGAACATCCGCTCCATCGGATAGCCCTTGCGCTTGCCGATAATCAGAGCGGCAACCAGGGCGCTGACACCGGAAGAGAGGTGAACGACGGTACCACCGGCGAAGTCGAGATCGCCATGACCGGCCAGCCAGCCGCCGTCGCCCCAGACCCAGTGGGCAAGCGGATCATAAACAATGGTGCTCCAGAGCAGAATAAAGACACAGTAGGTCGAGAATTTCATCCGCTCGGCAACGGCGCCGGAGATCAGCGCCGCAGTAATAATGGCGAACATTCCCTGGAACATAACGAAGACATAGGTCGGGATCGTTCCCGAAACCGACTCCGGCGTAATGCCGCTCAACATCACGTTGGCAAAACTGCCGAAGAACTTGCCTTCGCCGCCGAATGCCAAACTGTACCCGACGACCACCCACTGTACACCGATGATCGCCATGGCAGCGAAGGTGTGCATGCTGGTTGAAAGAACATTTTTACTCCGGACCATACCACCATAGAAAAGAGCCAGGCCGGGCAACATCAGCAACACCAGGGCCGATGAAACGATCACCCAGGCGGTATCACCGGTATCGATAGCATCCGCGGCAAAAACGACGCCGGGGACCAGCAGGAAAGTTGTTGCGAGAAAAAGGTTTCGTTTGAGATTGGTGAGCATCATTGCACCTCCAGATTTTTGCCCGTCATTGGGCGAAACAGAAGGAATTACAGAGCAGACAACATGCCAATCTTTATTTTTCAATAATTTCAAACAGTTAAAAATAACCGACTGCCTAACAGGCCAATAAATGCACAAAAAAAAGGCAAAAATGCCCGAAGAATGAACAATAAAAACAGTGCCTGCAAGATTTTTGCAGGCATCGCTTTCGATTTCCGCCAAGACGGAATGTATTATCTGAGAACCGCCCCGGAATAGATCTTCGCATCAGAAAGAAATCTCTGAAACTCACTGTTACCGAGAAGAAGTTCGCGGCCGACGGCGATCAGGTCGTCGACCTGATCCCGGCCCAGGGAAAAACCTGTCGGAATCTGATTGAAGAAGAAGCGTCGTTTCTTCTTGGGAATGCTGTTGAAACCGATCTCGACAAAATATGGTTCAACTTTGCGATCCGGCGTAGACAACTCGGCCGCCCACCGTTTCACACTCTCCCTGGAGCGCTCGAGGGTTGCCGTATTGCCGCGATGCAGCTGAACATCAGTTACGGCATTGACGATGTTTTCGAGCGACGGGATCTCGTTTGTTGCTTCAATACGATACTCCGGCGTGGTCGACGCATTCACCGTGACCACCATCAGCCGCGGCGAGATTTTAGCGCCGTGCCGGCCGAGAAAATCCTTCACCCCTCCGGCGACCTCTATCATGTCATGAAAGGCCAGCAACCCGAGGTTATCGGTAATACCGCCGTCGACCAAATGGATATAGCGTCTCCTCTCCTTGTCGGAATAACTGCGCAGACCGTCAACAAGCAAAGACAACTGTGCCGAGCCCGGTTCCGGTAATCCGCCCAGCAAACCTCCGGCCGAAGGCTCGCAGCCGGAATGGTTTTTCAGAACGACCGGGTTAAACAATACCGGCACGGCCGAAGACGCCGTAACCGCCCGGGCCAGAGGAAAAGAGGAAAGATCGGAACAGAGCAGGTCAAAATACTCCTGAAGAAAAGAGAAACGGACGCCGCTGCCGAGATCGGTCGCGTTAATAATGACGAGCGGACCGTTGCGGCGCTCAAGGTCAGCAAAGGTAGCACCCTGAAACAGTATGCTTTCGTAGAACCTGGTTGCCATTTCAGTCCGCCCGGTCGACGAAAACCAGAGCGTCGGCTTCAGCAATCCGTACAACAATTCGCCGGCGACGTTACGATGCAGAAAGTCGTCTGCGAAATCTTCGAACAGACCATCTCCATACAAACCATAATATGCCGCCGTAAAACTTCCCCCGGAAACCGAGCTGATCACGTCAATCTCGTCAAGCAGTCGTCGCGAACGCCCATTCAGCTCGACCGACGTATCCCGCAAAGCGGCAAGGACACCATAAGCCAATGCCGCCGCCCGGGTCCCGCCGCCGGAGAAGGCGAGGACGAGGGTCATATCACTCGACCGGGTCGAGGCCAGACTATGATTTATCGAATATTCAACAGACGGAGCATTATCAACAAGCGGCTTATTGGCGATACTGCCGTATGAAGCGCACCCGGCGAGAAAAAGGAGAAGCAGCCAGGCAAGGACGATTCGGGCCATTGCAACCGACTGCCGCAATAATTGATAAACTTCAGGGATTGCTGCTCTGCGTTGCATCCGCAACAGCCTTTACAGGAAAAATGAAAGAGGCCGGACATCTCCGGCCTCTTGAGGTTTAGATAATTTCGACCCAATCGTGCTTGTCCGGCAACCGGCCGTACTGAATACCGGTCAACTCATCATAGAGTTTCCGGGTCAGTTCACCGGTCTGGCCACCGTTCAGTTTCACACATCGCCCCTTGTAGCAGAATTCACCGACCGGAGAGATGACAACGGCGGTACCGGCCCCGAATGCCTCGGTCAGCCGGCCGCTCTCAACCCCGTCGAGAACCTCGTCAACCGTCAGAGCCCGCTCCTCGATCTCATACCCCATCTCCCGTACCAGGGTCAGAACCGAACGCCGGGTGATGCCGTCGAGAACAGTCCCCTTCAATGGCGAGGTCACGATCTTGCCGTCGTAGAGGAAAATCATGTTCATACTGCCGACCTCCTCGACATACTTCTTTTCGCGAGCATCGAGCCAGAGAACCTGATCATAACCATTTTCGGCCGCTTCCCTCGAAGCGTAAAGGCTGGCGGCGTAGTTGCCGCCGGTCTTGGCCTCTCCGGTCCCACCTTCCGCGGCCCGGACATAGAAGTCGGAGATCCAGATCCTGACCGGGGCAATACCGCCTTTGTAGTAAGCGCCGACCGGCGAAAGGATAATGTAACAGAGATACTGATCAGCCGGACGAACCCCGAGCATCGGCTCGTTGGCGATCATCGTCGGCCGGACATAGAGCGAGGTGCCATCTGATTCCGGCACCCAGTCCTGCTCAAGACGGATAAGCTCTTTAAGCGCATCGAGGAAAAAAGTTGCATCGACTTGCGGCATGCACATCCGCACCGCCGAGCGATTAAAGCGGTCGATATTGTCTGAGGGCCGGAACAGAGAGACCTTGCCATCGGCATGGCGATAAACCTTGAGGCCTTCGAAGATTTCCTGCGAGTAGTGCAGTACCATCGCCGCCGGATCGAGGCTGAACGGGCCGTAAGGCTGAATCCTTGCTGAATGCCAGCCCTTGCCGGTATCGTACTCCATGACGAACATGCGGTCGGTAAAATATTTACCGAACGTCAGTTGCGTCTCATCTTCAATTTTCGCTTTTTCTTTCTCAAGCGGCAGAACTTCAATCTTCATTACATTGGCCTCCGGGGAGTAAAAACGTAAGTTTTTCTATTATCACATTGCATGAGTGCAGGCAATAGCATCTACACATTTTCAGGCTGCAAACCACGCTTTTCAAGGCAATTACATCAATCGTCTGTTTTCATCGAACCATATTCGCTATAATACCGAACATTATGCGACCGATTATCATTATACTTCTGTTTTTGCTATGCACCTCTACCGCTCGTGCTGAACCGTGGCAGTTTATTAAAACGAAAGAGAGCCCCGGTGCTTTTCTTTCCGGTTTTCTCAGCGGCTACGCTGCCCATGAACTGGCCCACATAATTGTCGCCAGAGCAAAAGGATTTGATGCCGAATTCGATGGTGTGACCCTTGTTTATCCGGAGGCCCGGATGAGTGATCCCGAGCATCTGCAAGTCGCATCAAGCGGCTTCCAGATGCAGTGGCTGGTTGCGGAAACCGCGCTCCGCTACCGGCACAAGAGTGAGCTTTCTGAATTCGGCGACAGCTACAATGCCGGATTGATTGCCTCCCACCTTGCCATTACAGCCGCCTACCTGACCGTACTGAGAGATCATGAAGATGGTGACCTGAAAGGAGCCTCCGAGGCGACCGGTATCTCGACCCGGAGACTGGCAGCGCTGGTTGCGATACCGGCTCTTCTCGACGCCTGGCGTCTACTCGGCGATGATGTGCCGGCCTGGGCGCCCGCCCTCTCGCTAGGCAGCAAAGCAGCCGGCATCACCTGGATATGGACTTACTGATCAGAGTGCCAGATTCTTCTGCACGAACTCCTCGACTGAATCGATCTGCCCCTGCAGCTCGTATATTTTATTCTCGAGCTTGACAATCTCCTCGTCGAACAAAGAGACCCGTTGTTTGACCAGATCAATCCGCATCCGGATCTCCTCACTTCTTTGTCGTGCCTCTTCATCGGTGATCAGATCTTCGGTATCAAGCATCTCTTCCTGTCGCTGCAGCCAGATATTGAGCGTGCTCTCAATCTGCGCCTTGGCATTGCGCGTGGACTGCACATCCTGTTCGAGCGCCTCGATGCGCCGGGAGCGGAAATTCAGGTAGGCGATGGCCAGATTCAACTTCTCGTAGAGCATGTCCTGCTCCCGGTCTTTTGTCTGTGCTTCGAGTACCCGGGTCAGCCGATCGATTGAGGACGACAGGGCCGTCATTTCGCGACCAGAGGTTTCGACGTCGGATTCGCCGACATTTTGGGCGGACACCAGCCCCGGGCTGAAACAGGCCGCTGTTGCGAGCGCAACGATGACCAGGCTTCTTTTTAAAAATCTACCCTCACTACTCATTTCAACCATCCTTTCCTCTGAAACATCTCTTCAAGCAGGTCAATAGCCCGATCAATCTTTTCCATCGAATTGGCATAGGAGAAGCGCAGGAAGCCTTCAGCGCCCTCTCCAAAGTCAATCCCGGCGGTCACCGCGACACCGGTCTCCTCGAGGATCTCGCGGGAGAGCGCCAATGAATCGGTACTGATATGTCGGGCATCGGCCAGCACATAGAACGCACCGGCCGGCATCGTCTCAACCTTGAGGCCGATCGACTCGAGGCGCGGAACGATGTGACGGCGCCGCGCATCATAGGCGGCGCGCATTTCGGCAAGCGAATCATCGCATTCCTCGAGAGCCGCAATCCCGGCGAGCTGGACAAAATTATTGGCACTGATCAGAAAATTCTGGTGCTGGCTTTGCAGTGCCCGCACCGCCTGTTTCGGTGCGATCAGATATCCGAGCCGCCAGCCGGTCATAGCGTAAGCCTTTGAGAACCCTCCGAGCACGAAAGCATCGGGGGTAAATTCGAGGATACTCCGCTCCTCGCCTTCGTAGGTCAATCCGTGATAGATCTCATCGGAGATCACCGGAATCGGCAGGTCGGCCAACGCTTCAAGCTCTCCCGGCGCCAGAACCGAGCCGGTCGGATTCGATGGCGAGTTGATCAGCAAGGCCCGGCTCCGCTCGGATATGACGTTCACGACATCATCGGCCCGCGGCTGGAAGCCGTCCTCGACCCGGGTTTTGAGGAAACGGGGCACACCATCGACAAAACGTATAAAGTTCGGATAGCAGGCATAGCTCGGATCGGGCAGGATGATTTCATCCCCCTTGTCGAGAATGGTCGCAAAAAGCAACAACATCAACGGGCTTGTCCCGGAGGAGACAATAACCTGCTCAGGCTCGATATCAACCCGGTAGCGCCGCTGATAGTATGCGGCAATCGCCTGACGCAGCTCAATCCGGCCGAGCGAGTGGGTATATGTCGTCTGCCCGTCGCGCAGCGCCCTGACCGCCGCGGCGACCACCGGAACCGGCGTCGGGAAATCGGGTTCGCCGAGACAGAGGTAAATCACCTCGCGCCCCTCGGCTTCAAGCTCTTTGGCCCGCTACATCACTTCCATTGCCAGAAACGGGGTGACGTTCCGGGCGCGCTCAGCAATATGAATTGTTTTTTCTTTCGGCGACATCAATCCTCCAAATAAAACGACAAACGCCAACAGCCTATCGCGCCAGCAGAAATATGCAACAGAATTATCGTATTGCAACAATGGACAGAAGATACAAATTGACGATCAGAAGAAAGGCGAGCTGATGCGGTGTCAAGACAGGGTCGATTTACCAGGCAGGATCCGGGCTGCAACCGGCCACAAAAGTAGAAACAAAAAAGGTTTATCGCGTTTTATCGGGAATAAATGGTGCGCACCAAAATACCGCCAGACTTTTCCAATCGCACCATGAAAGCATGATTCCAGTTCGCCGGTATCGCCCGGCAAGCTCCTTCCTTTTCTTGCCTGTCCAAGAAAAGGAAGCAAAAGTACAACCCCAGCTCACCCGCCTGATGATCAGGTTCCCTCACTGCGCAGATTCCAATCCGGCAGTCACTATCGTTACCTGAACACCGGATTAAAATCCGCTCGCTCGGCGGTCCTACATGGGGCCCCGGTAGGGCAGTGGAAACAGTCAATAAAACTTTCTTGAGGGACACTTCCCTGTAATTCGGGTAGTGTCCCCGTGTAACTTTCGACTCCGATCGCCTGTCCTGAGTTATCTTGTACTGAGCTCGCCGAAGTAGCCGAAGGGGGAATCCATTGAGGATTTTGACTTACCCCCGTTGCTCTTGAGGTCGCCCCTTTTTCCCGCACCAAAATACGTAGTCCAACCGCAACCGCCACGGAGACGTGCAGTGTTTGCCTCGAGGCAAACTCCCGAATTGAACTGTTCAACAGAAATAATTCAGACAGAACAAAAAAGCCCCCTGCAAGGGAGCCGTTTTCTGCGCGGCCGCGACCGCGCGGTTCTCCTGTCTCCTGCGTTCTGTATTCAGGCCAGTATCCCCATCCGACCAATCAAAACTGCCGGTATCGAACGACCGGCTCCTGATTTTTCTTGTCTGTCCTGAGCCAGCTGAAGGAGGAGTCTAACGTTGTATTCACTCTAATCTGCGAAGAACCGGGGCTTTGATTTCCAGGCTTCCTAACTAGGAAGAAATCTCGCCGCCTCAGGTAAAACCGGAACCGGCGGTACAGGCATAGCAGTGATCACCGGTCGCGATCAGCTCTCCCGGACCGGGCGGTTCGGCCAGCTCCGATACATGCTTCTGTTGCCCGCCGAGCGGTATGCCGGCGGCGAGGTTGAAATCGCAATCGTACACCGTGCCGTCCCAGGCGACCGAAATCAGCGATTTACACATCAGCCCGTCGAGTGTGCAGGAGTTAAAAGCATTGGCCAATTTGAGCAGGTAACCGTCGAGATTGCCGCTCTTTTCGAGCCAGCTGCGGAAACGGCCGAGCGGCATATTGGCGAAGGTAAAAAGATTATTAAAGACAATGCCCCACTTGCGTTCAGCATCGCGCTTGAATTTCTGCTCGGTCGCCACCTGG
Above is a window of Desulfuromonas sp. DNA encoding:
- a CDS encoding ammonia channel protein, translated to MLTNLKRNLFLATTFLLVPGVVFAADAIDTGDTAWVIVSSALVLLMLPGLALFYGGMVRSKNVLSTSMHTFAAMAIIGVQWVVVGYSLAFGGEGKFFGSFANVMLSGITPESVSGTIPTYVFVMFQGMFAIITAALISGAVAERMKFSTYCVFILLWSTIVYDPLAHWVWGDGGWLAGHGDLDFAGGTVVHLSSGVSALVAALIIGKRKGYPMERMFPHNLPMTLLGAGLLWFGWFGFNAGSALASNGSAALAFTTTQTAAAAGALAWMLAEWIKVGKPSALGAASGIVAGLVVITPAAGFVTPGSALIMGLLAGVVCYGGVLMKHKFGYDDSLDAFGVHGIGGAFGAILTGVFATVGAAGLIAGNPGQVLIQLVGVLASGLYAAVVTAILLFILKPIMGLRVSQEDEVTGLDQTVHQESGYNI
- a CDS encoding branched chain amino acid aminotransferase; the protein is MKIEVLPLEKEKAKIEDETQLTFGKYFTDRMFVMEYDTGKGWHSARIQPYGPFSLDPAAMVLHYSQEIFEGLKVYRHADGKVSLFRPSDNIDRFNRSAVRMCMPQVDATFFLDALKELIRLEQDWVPESDGTSLYVRPTMIANEPMLGVRPADQYLCYIILSPVGAYYKGGIAPVRIWISDFYVRAAEGGTGEAKTGGNYAASLYASREAAENGYDQVLWLDAREKKYVEEVGSMNMIFLYDGKIVTSPLKGTVLDGITRRSVLTLVREMGYEIEERALTVDEVLDGVESGRLTEAFGAGTAVVISPVGEFCYKGRCVKLNGGQTGELTRKLYDELTGIQYGRLPDKHDWVEII